Proteins co-encoded in one Bacillus sp. FSL H8-0547 genomic window:
- a CDS encoding 1,4-dihydroxy-2-naphthoate polyprenyltransferase — translation MHTQSHTTQNMPSIKPDKSWKVWWMLLRPHTLSAAFIPVTIGTVLALNEGGIHVALFLAMLIASILIQAATNMFNEYFDFKRGLDNENSVGIGGAIVRNGVKPKTVLNLAFGFFGIAILLGIYICMESTWWIAVIGLICMATGYFYTGGPVPIAYTPFGELVAGFFMGMVIILLAYYIQTGTISAISVIISIPIAFLVGNIMLSNNIRDLDGDKENGRKTLAILIGRKKAIIFLAATFAASYAVILVMIAFGYLSAWALLVLISTPKAYSAVKKFIGKSVPLEMMPAMKATAQTNIQFGFLLAIGLFISTI, via the coding sequence ATGCACACACAATCTCACACAACTCAGAACATGCCTTCCATTAAACCGGATAAAAGCTGGAAAGTATGGTGGATGCTGCTGCGGCCGCATACCCTGTCAGCAGCCTTTATACCCGTTACGATCGGCACAGTTCTTGCCTTAAATGAAGGCGGTATACATGTGGCCCTGTTTCTTGCCATGCTCATTGCATCCATTCTGATTCAGGCTGCAACCAACATGTTCAATGAATACTTTGACTTTAAGCGCGGTCTAGACAATGAAAACTCTGTCGGAATCGGCGGAGCAATCGTCCGAAACGGCGTAAAGCCAAAAACAGTACTGAACCTTGCTTTCGGCTTTTTCGGAATCGCCATCTTGCTTGGCATCTACATTTGTATGGAGTCCACTTGGTGGATTGCTGTCATCGGCCTGATTTGCATGGCGACAGGATACTTCTATACAGGAGGCCCTGTTCCGATAGCCTACACTCCTTTTGGAGAGCTTGTAGCGGGATTCTTTATGGGAATGGTCATTATTCTGCTCGCTTATTATATCCAGACAGGCACAATTTCTGCTATCAGCGTAATCATTTCCATACCAATTGCATTTTTAGTCGGGAACATCATGCTGTCCAACAACATCCGTGACCTTGACGGCGACAAAGAAAACGGACGGAAGACCCTGGCCATTCTGATTGGCCGCAAAAAAGCCATCATCTTCCTTGCCGCCACGTTTGCCGCTTCCTACGCAGTCATTCTTGTCATGATTGCTTTTGGCTATCTGTCAGCATGGGCTTTGCTTGTTTTGATCAGCACGCCTAAAGCATACAGTGCGGTCAAAAAGTTCATAGGAAAATCCGTCCCGCTTGAAATGATGCCTGCTATGAAAGCTACCGCTCAAACAAACATCCAGTTCGGCTTTTTGCTTGCGATCGGATTATTTATCAGCACGATCTAA
- a CDS encoding isochorismate synthase, giving the protein MITALEHTFTEKLKGALDEARQLEEPVILSQVKTLHEIKNPLQFYADGEQHFSGSRFYWATPGTRFTICGLGSECTVENDAVSDRFGRIETEWKRFKKIVHHEDSESFHIGTGALLFGGFSFDPHNRSNEQWSHFPESKFFLPSVMLTVKENASYLTINRIIRPDDELENCAEHFTDLANKVLAAQQPVSMETGGNYSLQEADTHEWMSAVEKATASIKSGKLDKVVLAREVSVSYERDINVYASLNKLQSEQPGSFIFSIEIGSKSFIGATPERLIKKEGSRLLSTCLAGSIKRGETKHEDTELGTALLNDEKNLIEHAIVVKMIKDSFEECCSEIRVPDGPQLLKTKNIQHLYTPIEGTMHGGRSLLSLVEKLHPTPALGGYPKAGALEMIRDIEPMDRGWYAGPVGWLDSDNNGEFAVAIRSGLIDGKQASLFAGCGIVAESDPQSEYQETIIKLKPMLSALGGMQHEQI; this is encoded by the coding sequence ATGATTACGGCGTTAGAACATACATTTACGGAGAAATTGAAGGGTGCTTTGGATGAAGCCAGACAGTTAGAAGAACCGGTTATCCTGAGTCAGGTTAAAACATTGCATGAGATCAAGAACCCCCTCCAATTTTATGCGGATGGCGAACAGCATTTTTCAGGCAGCCGGTTTTACTGGGCGACTCCGGGTACACGGTTTACGATTTGTGGTCTGGGCAGTGAATGCACAGTGGAAAATGATGCTGTAAGCGACCGTTTTGGGCGCATTGAAACGGAATGGAAGCGCTTTAAAAAGATTGTTCACCATGAAGATAGTGAAAGTTTTCACATAGGTACAGGCGCCCTGCTTTTTGGCGGCTTTTCGTTTGATCCGCACAATCGCAGCAATGAGCAGTGGAGCCATTTTCCGGAATCTAAGTTTTTTCTGCCTTCTGTGATGCTTACGGTAAAGGAAAATGCATCCTATTTAACCATCAACCGTATAATCAGGCCGGATGACGAGCTTGAGAACTGCGCGGAGCACTTTACGGATCTTGCAAATAAAGTACTGGCCGCACAGCAGCCGGTGAGCATGGAAACGGGCGGCAATTATTCGCTGCAAGAAGCAGATACACATGAATGGATGTCCGCTGTTGAAAAAGCTACAGCTTCCATTAAAAGCGGCAAGCTTGATAAAGTCGTGCTTGCAAGGGAAGTCAGTGTTTCTTATGAGCGTGATATCAATGTCTATGCATCTTTAAATAAGCTTCAGTCAGAACAGCCTGGAAGCTTTATTTTTTCGATAGAAATCGGCAGCAAGTCTTTTATTGGGGCTACACCTGAACGGCTTATCAAAAAAGAAGGCAGCAGACTGCTTTCAACATGTCTTGCAGGGTCAATTAAAAGAGGGGAAACAAAGCATGAGGATACAGAACTCGGCACTGCCCTCTTAAATGATGAAAAGAATCTGATTGAGCATGCCATTGTCGTAAAAATGATCAAGGATTCTTTTGAGGAGTGCTGCAGTGAAATCAGGGTGCCGGATGGTCCGCAGCTTTTAAAAACAAAAAATATCCAGCATTTGTATACGCCAATTGAAGGCACAATGCACGGCGGCAGGTCGCTGCTCAGCTTAGTTGAAAAACTGCATCCAACGCCTGCCCTCGGAGGATATCCAAAAGCAGGTGCACTAGAGATGATCAGAGACATTGAGCCGATGGACAGAGGATGGTATGCAGGTCCGGTTGGATGGCTGGATTCAGACAACAACGGGGAATTTGCAGTGGCTATCCGGTCAGGGCTCATTGACGGGAAACAGGCATCCCTGTTTGCAGGATGCGGAATTGTAGCAGAATCGGATCCGCAGTCGGAATATCAGGAAACGATCATTAAACTGAAGCCGATGCTTTCTGCTCTGGGAGGAATGCAGCATGAGCAAATCTAA
- the menD gene encoding 2-succinyl-5-enolpyruvyl-6-hydroxy-3-cyclohexene-1-carboxylic-acid synthase yields MSKSKSLTLYAANFADELAKAGVTEAVISPGSRSTPMAMLMAEHPDINIHLMIDERSAGFFALGLSKMLNKPVALLCTSGTAAANYYPAVVEAFYSRVPLLILTADRPHELRDVGAPQAIDQIHFFGRYAKWFADMAIPEQTEGMLAYSRMMAARAAGKAMSSPAGPVHLNLPFREPLIPDFDLEDIWKNGSGRTHHVTIKPGQAVLQDLEIERIAEMLSGKEKGLIVCGEIRDPLFTDAVLKLSAALKYPILADPLSNLRTGSHDKSAVIDGYDAFMKDDELANELKPDVILRFGAMPVSKPLFLFLKRSPEILQLVVDGQGGFREPTLLASEMIECDESWFCESLSGRVSSAENEQWLKTWQQTNSTARKILSSPEDGPDDLFEGKVFTELQKAMPEKSHMFVGNSMPIRDADNYFLNSNKNISVHANRGANGIDGVVSSALGMSAGTEDPLFLVIGDLSFYHDMNGLLAAKMHKLDMTVILLNNDGGGIFSFLPQSKEEKHFETLFGTPTGLHFQHAASLYDAAYTQPETWEAFRDDVENAARRKGLNIIEVRTNRHSRVTIHRNLMNRVSQEIRERLRK; encoded by the coding sequence ATGAGCAAATCTAAATCACTTACCCTTTATGCTGCAAATTTTGCAGATGAGCTGGCAAAAGCGGGGGTCACAGAAGCTGTCATCAGTCCCGGATCAAGGTCAACACCGATGGCGATGCTGATGGCAGAACACCCAGATATCAACATTCACCTTATGATCGATGAAAGGTCCGCAGGCTTTTTTGCTCTGGGGCTTTCCAAAATGCTGAATAAACCGGTAGCGCTGCTGTGTACATCCGGTACTGCAGCTGCAAATTATTACCCTGCTGTCGTTGAGGCATTCTATTCAAGAGTGCCTCTGCTTATTTTGACGGCTGACCGTCCCCACGAACTGCGGGATGTCGGAGCTCCCCAGGCAATTGATCAGATTCATTTTTTCGGGCGGTATGCGAAGTGGTTTGCTGACATGGCAATCCCTGAACAAACAGAAGGAATGCTTGCCTACAGCAGAATGATGGCTGCCCGGGCAGCAGGCAAAGCAATGTCGTCTCCAGCGGGGCCTGTGCATTTGAATCTTCCATTCAGAGAACCGCTGATTCCTGATTTTGACTTAGAGGACATTTGGAAAAACGGGAGCGGCAGAACACATCATGTCACCATCAAACCGGGACAGGCAGTTCTTCAGGACCTTGAAATAGAGAGGATAGCCGAGATGCTTTCCGGTAAAGAAAAAGGGCTGATTGTCTGCGGGGAGATACGTGATCCGCTCTTTACTGATGCTGTCCTTAAACTTTCTGCAGCTTTAAAATACCCGATTCTTGCAGATCCCCTTTCGAACTTAAGAACAGGATCTCATGATAAGTCTGCAGTCATTGATGGATACGACGCTTTTATGAAAGATGATGAACTTGCAAATGAGCTAAAGCCAGACGTGATTCTCCGTTTTGGAGCGATGCCGGTTTCAAAGCCGCTGTTTTTGTTCCTGAAACGATCTCCTGAGATTCTGCAGCTGGTGGTCGACGGACAAGGAGGGTTCCGCGAACCTACTTTGCTGGCTTCTGAAATGATAGAATGCGATGAAAGCTGGTTCTGTGAAAGTCTGTCGGGGAGGGTTTCTTCTGCAGAAAATGAACAATGGCTAAAGACGTGGCAGCAGACAAACAGCACAGCACGGAAGATCCTTTCCTCTCCTGAAGACGGCCCGGACGACCTGTTTGAAGGCAAAGTCTTTACCGAGCTTCAAAAGGCCATGCCGGAAAAAAGCCATATGTTTGTTGGAAACAGCATGCCGATTCGAGATGCAGACAATTACTTCTTAAATTCAAATAAGAACATTTCTGTACATGCAAACCGGGGGGCAAATGGGATAGACGGAGTCGTCTCATCAGCCCTGGGAATGAGTGCCGGTACAGAAGATCCGCTTTTCTTGGTCATTGGAGACCTTTCCTTTTACCATGACATGAACGGGCTGCTGGCTGCAAAAATGCATAAGCTTGACATGACGGTGATTCTTTTGAACAACGACGGCGGCGGCATTTTTTCCTTCCTGCCTCAGTCAAAAGAAGAAAAACATTTTGAAACGCTTTTCGGGACCCCTACCGGGCTGCATTTTCAGCATGCTGCGTCACTCTATGATGCGGCTTATACCCAGCCTGAGACGTGGGAGGCATTTAGAGATGACGTTGAAAACGCTGCTCGCCGAAAGGGGCTGAATATCATCGAAGTCCGTACGAACCGCCATTCCCGTGTCACGATTCATCGAAACTTGATGAATCGTGTTTCCCAGGAAATAAGAGAGAGGCTGCGGAAATGA
- the menH gene encoding 2-succinyl-6-hydroxy-2,4-cyclohexadiene-1-carboxylate synthase: MMVKIRGISYSVETYGEGRPLVLLHGFTGSAESWHSFLGIFHSCKVILIDLIGHGRTDSPADYRRYSMEETVLDLHALFKELELDKPVLAGYSMGGRAALSYALRYPDTVSKLILESCTPGLLSSEERKKRRQSDKELAEMISEKGIPHFVQYWEEIPLFASQKELPEAIQNRERSKRLKNKEAGLANSLLGMGTGSQPPVWNGLSSLHIPVLLVCGERDEKFCRLAEEMKGLLPLSTYIKIKDAGHAVHVEQPQIFGKIVNEFMNK, translated from the coding sequence ATGATGGTGAAGATAAGAGGGATATCCTACTCGGTTGAAACGTATGGAGAGGGCCGGCCCCTTGTGCTTCTGCATGGGTTTACAGGATCGGCAGAATCATGGCATTCGTTTCTGGGAATATTTCACTCATGCAAGGTGATTTTGATTGATCTGATCGGTCACGGCAGGACTGATTCTCCGGCAGATTACCGCCGGTATTCAATGGAGGAGACGGTGCTTGATCTGCATGCACTTTTTAAAGAGCTCGAACTGGATAAACCTGTGCTTGCAGGCTATTCAATGGGCGGCAGGGCAGCACTGTCCTATGCTCTGCGCTATCCGGATACAGTAAGCAAGCTGATTCTTGAAAGCTGTACCCCGGGGCTACTATCGAGTGAGGAAAGAAAGAAAAGGCGGCAAAGTGATAAGGAACTTGCGGAAATGATTTCAGAAAAAGGGATTCCGCATTTTGTACAGTATTGGGAGGAGATTCCGCTGTTTGCATCCCAAAAAGAGCTGCCTGAGGCCATTCAGAACAGGGAGCGCAGCAAGCGGCTTAAAAACAAGGAAGCCGGCCTGGCAAACAGTCTTCTCGGAATGGGGACAGGCTCACAGCCACCTGTCTGGAACGGCCTTTCTTCCCTGCATATCCCTGTCCTTCTCGTATGCGGAGAGCGGGATGAGAAGTTCTGCAGACTTGCAGAAGAGATGAAAGGTTTGCTCCCTCTTTCGACATATATTAAAATAAAAGATGCAGGTCATGCGGTTCATGTAGAACAGCCGCAAATCTTTGGTAAAATAGTAAATGAGTTTATGAATAAGTAA
- the menB gene encoding 1,4-dihydroxy-2-naphthoyl-CoA synthase: MTVEWVAERKYEDILYETYNGIAKISINRPEVHNAFRPKTVMELIDAFAYARDDANVGVIILTGTGGKAFCSGGDQKVRGHGGYVGEDQIPRLNVLDLQRLIRVIPKPVIAMVAGYAIGGGHVLHIVCDLTIAADNAVFGQTGPKVGSFDAGYGSGYLARIVGHKKAREIWFLCRQYNAQEALDMGLVNTVVPLEKLEEETVQWCEEILEKSPTAIRFLKAAFNADTDGLAGIQQFAGDATLLYYTTDEAKEGRDAFKEKRNPDFKQFPRFP; the protein is encoded by the coding sequence ATGACAGTAGAATGGGTAGCTGAACGCAAGTACGAAGATATTTTATATGAAACGTATAATGGGATTGCCAAAATCTCGATTAACCGCCCTGAAGTACATAATGCATTCCGTCCAAAGACAGTGATGGAGCTGATTGACGCTTTTGCATACGCAAGAGACGATGCAAATGTAGGAGTCATCATTTTAACAGGCACAGGCGGAAAGGCATTCTGTTCCGGAGGAGACCAGAAAGTCCGCGGCCATGGCGGATATGTTGGAGAAGACCAGATTCCAAGGCTGAATGTTCTTGACCTTCAGCGCCTGATCCGTGTTATTCCTAAACCGGTTATCGCGATGGTTGCAGGATACGCGATTGGAGGCGGACATGTTCTTCACATCGTATGTGATCTGACGATTGCGGCTGACAATGCTGTATTCGGACAGACCGGACCAAAGGTAGGAAGCTTTGATGCAGGATACGGTTCAGGATACCTTGCCCGTATTGTGGGACATAAAAAAGCGAGAGAAATCTGGTTCCTATGCCGTCAGTACAATGCACAGGAAGCGCTTGACATGGGACTTGTCAACACAGTAGTGCCTCTTGAAAAACTTGAAGAAGAAACCGTTCAGTGGTGTGAGGAGATTCTTGAGAAGAGCCCGACTGCCATCCGCTTCTTAAAAGCTGCATTTAATGCGGATACAGACGGACTTGCCGGCATTCAGCAGTTTGCAGGTGACGCAACTCTTCTTTATTACACGACAGATGAAGCAAAAGAAGGAAGAGACGCTTTCAAAGAAAAGCGCAATCCTGACTTCAAACAGTTCCCGAGATTTCCTTAA
- a CDS encoding o-succinylbenzoate--CoA ligase: MTMMPNWLMQRAFLTPERIAVLTEEETVTFHELHSRTLRKAAAMQEEGMGKGSRCAVLMKNSLDMAVTIHALAYIGAQAILLNTRLTAAELDYQLRDSEADYLLYHHALEHHWEKPSWISIDSRNLESFTESASYEKTFHLDETATIMYTSGTTGKPKGVMQTFGNHYWSASGSALNLGLHHDDRWLCAVPLFHISGLSILMRGIIYGMTVVLHETFQPGKANKAIFEQGITIVSVVQAMLTRMLEELGDAKFPDSLRVMLLGGGPAPMPLLKECKEKSVPVYQTYGMTETSSQIVTLSPEYSFSKLGSAGKPLFPCRIKIMDSGEECPPMAEGEIYVQGPNVTKGYWKRESTFHDGFLPTGDIGYLDEDGFLFVLDRRSDLIVSGGENVYPAEIEAVLLSHPSVLEAGAAGADDPKWGQVPLAYVVLKEHVSEAELLSYCRERLAKYKLPSRIYFRDSLPRNASSKLMRRMLADGGRHD; this comes from the coding sequence ATGACAATGATGCCAAACTGGCTGATGCAGCGGGCTTTTTTGACGCCTGAACGGATTGCTGTTCTAACGGAGGAAGAAACGGTAACCTTTCATGAGCTGCACAGCCGGACACTCCGCAAAGCAGCCGCCATGCAAGAAGAAGGCATGGGGAAAGGGAGCCGATGTGCGGTTCTCATGAAGAACAGTCTTGATATGGCCGTCACCATTCATGCTCTTGCCTATATTGGGGCACAGGCCATATTGCTGAATACACGATTAACAGCAGCAGAGCTTGACTATCAGCTGCGTGACTCAGAAGCAGATTATCTCCTATACCATCATGCCCTGGAGCATCATTGGGAGAAGCCGAGCTGGATATCCATAGACAGCAGAAACCTTGAAAGTTTTACAGAATCTGCTTCCTATGAAAAAACATTTCATCTTGATGAGACGGCGACAATTATGTATACATCAGGCACGACAGGGAAACCAAAAGGCGTGATGCAGACCTTCGGAAATCATTACTGGAGCGCTTCCGGATCCGCTCTAAATCTTGGGCTTCATCATGATGACCGCTGGCTTTGTGCGGTTCCTCTTTTTCATATCAGCGGTCTTTCCATTTTAATGAGGGGGATCATTTATGGAATGACCGTTGTGCTGCATGAAACATTTCAGCCTGGAAAGGCAAATAAGGCGATTTTTGAACAAGGGATTACCATTGTATCGGTTGTACAGGCAATGCTGACCCGGATGCTTGAAGAGCTTGGTGATGCAAAGTTTCCGGACAGTCTGCGGGTTATGCTCCTTGGCGGTGGTCCGGCGCCCATGCCTCTTTTAAAAGAGTGCAAAGAAAAATCCGTTCCGGTCTATCAGACTTACGGAATGACAGAGACTTCCTCACAAATTGTCACCCTTTCTCCGGAATACAGTTTTTCAAAGCTTGGATCTGCCGGCAAACCTTTGTTTCCGTGCCGGATAAAAATCATGGACAGCGGAGAAGAGTGTCCTCCTATGGCTGAAGGAGAGATTTACGTCCAGGGGCCGAATGTGACAAAGGGCTACTGGAAACGGGAAAGCACGTTTCACGACGGCTTTCTTCCAACAGGCGATATCGGCTATCTTGACGAAGATGGGTTTTTATTTGTATTAGACAGGCGCTCAGATTTAATTGTTTCAGGCGGTGAAAATGTGTATCCGGCTGAAATAGAGGCCGTGCTCCTGTCTCACCCGTCTGTACTTGAAGCGGGAGCAGCGGGAGCAGATGATCCAAAGTGGGGACAGGTTCCTCTTGCATATGTGGTTTTGAAGGAGCATGTGAGCGAAGCTGAACTGCTCTCGTATTGCAGGGAAAGACTTGCAAAATATAAACTTCCTTCCCGCATTTATTTTAGAGACAGCCTGCCGAGAAATGCTTCGAGCAAGCTGATGCGGAGGATGCTTGCGGATGGAGGCAGGCATGATTGA
- the menC gene encoding o-succinylbenzoate synthase, with protein sequence MIDVRKVTLHHLEMNLVSPFKNSRETVDRRESILVELEDSSGFTGWGEVVAFSSPWYTEETIKTCHHMLTAFLIPDLLGKTFPHPEAYATSLQWIRRNQMAKASIESAVWDLHAKLLGKPLANMLGGTRSQIESGVVVGMAPVSSMLQTIEQRINEGYKRIKVKIEPGMDVELIEEIRTRFPDIPLMADANSAYTLKDLEHLKKLDVYNLMMIEQPLGHDDIIEHAVLQAEIKTPICLDESIITFNDAKNAIQLGSCGVINIKPGRVGGLAESKKIHDLCVKKDIPVWVGGMLETGVSRAHNIALASLSGFSIPGDISASSRYWKEDIITPEVRVDQGVIDVPAAAGIGFDIDRTKLEKYRTFKEEFTL encoded by the coding sequence ATGATTGATGTCCGGAAAGTGACCCTTCACCATTTGGAGATGAATCTTGTCTCTCCCTTTAAAAACAGCAGAGAAACGGTTGACCGGCGGGAGAGTATTCTGGTTGAACTGGAAGATTCCTCGGGATTCACAGGCTGGGGAGAGGTTGTTGCCTTTTCATCCCCCTGGTATACGGAAGAAACTATCAAGACATGCCATCATATGCTGACCGCTTTTCTGATTCCGGATCTTCTCGGAAAAACGTTCCCGCATCCGGAGGCCTATGCAACATCCCTTCAGTGGATCAGGCGGAACCAAATGGCAAAGGCATCGATTGAATCTGCTGTTTGGGATTTGCATGCGAAGCTTCTCGGCAAGCCGCTGGCAAACATGCTTGGCGGCACAAGAAGCCAGATTGAATCTGGAGTCGTTGTGGGAATGGCACCTGTCTCATCCATGCTTCAGACAATTGAGCAGCGTATCAATGAAGGATATAAAAGAATCAAAGTGAAGATCGAACCGGGGATGGATGTTGAGCTGATTGAAGAAATCAGAACCCGTTTTCCTGACATTCCTCTTATGGCAGACGCCAATTCAGCTTATACACTGAAAGATCTCGAGCATTTAAAAAAGCTGGATGTCTATAATCTGATGATGATAGAGCAGCCGCTTGGCCATGATGATATCATTGAGCATGCGGTCCTGCAGGCTGAGATCAAGACGCCCATCTGCCTGGATGAGAGCATCATCACCTTCAATGATGCGAAAAATGCGATTCAGCTTGGAAGCTGCGGAGTCATTAATATTAAACCAGGACGAGTTGGAGGGCTTGCGGAATCAAAAAAGATCCACGATCTATGTGTCAAAAAAGACATACCTGTATGGGTAGGCGGCATGCTTGAGACTGGCGTTTCAAGAGCACACAATATCGCTTTGGCCTCTCTATCCGGATTTTCAATACCTGGTGATATCTCTGCTTCCTCAAGGTATTGGAAGGAGGATATTATTACACCCGAAGTAAGGGTTGACCAGGGCGTGATTGATGTTCCGGCAGCAGCAGGAATTGGATTTGATATCGACAGGACGAAATTAGAAAAATACCGTACGTTCAAAGAGGAATTTACATTGTAA
- a CDS encoding zinc ABC transporter substrate-binding protein, whose amino-acid sequence MKKRFSMLIAVFMFTAIMSACSKSTGGGENDKVQVTTTIAQIADVAANVGGSHVEVTSLMGPGIDPHLYQASQGDIQKLNKADIIFYNGLHLEGKMGEIFEKMSNEKPTVPVAETIPKTKLMSDPANKKAHDPHVWFDISLWMYTVDKVEDELSKLSPENKKEFAANAAAYKEKLAEMDQYAKEQVQSIPEERRVLVTAHDAFAYFGKAYGFEVMGLQGLSTDSEYGLKDVQNLVELLTEREIKAVFVESSISEKSINAVVEGSKKNGHDVKIGGQLYSDAMGEKGSEEGTYLGMFKHNIDTIVSSLK is encoded by the coding sequence ATGAAAAAAAGATTCAGTATGCTGATTGCGGTTTTCATGTTTACGGCAATTATGTCTGCCTGCAGCAAGAGCACAGGCGGAGGGGAAAATGACAAAGTTCAGGTAACGACGACAATTGCTCAGATTGCGGATGTTGCAGCGAATGTCGGAGGCAGCCATGTAGAAGTAACTTCTCTGATGGGACCGGGAATTGATCCCCATTTGTATCAGGCTTCACAGGGAGACATTCAGAAGCTGAATAAGGCTGATATTATTTTTTACAATGGTCTCCATCTGGAAGGCAAAATGGGTGAGATCTTTGAAAAAATGTCAAATGAAAAGCCGACTGTTCCAGTAGCAGAGACGATACCCAAAACGAAATTAATGAGTGATCCGGCCAATAAAAAAGCACATGATCCACATGTCTGGTTTGATATTTCATTATGGATGTACACCGTTGATAAAGTAGAAGATGAGCTGAGCAAGCTTTCTCCTGAAAACAAAAAGGAGTTTGCTGCCAATGCAGCTGCCTATAAAGAGAAGCTTGCAGAAATGGACCAATATGCAAAAGAGCAGGTTCAATCCATTCCTGAAGAGAGAAGAGTTCTGGTTACCGCCCATGATGCATTTGCATACTTTGGGAAGGCATACGGCTTTGAAGTAATGGGCCTTCAGGGACTGAGCACAGATTCTGAATATGGCCTGAAGGATGTTCAAAATTTAGTGGAATTGCTGACAGAAAGAGAAATTAAGGCTGTGTTCGTTGAGAGCAGCATTTCTGAAAAATCCATTAACGCGGTTGTCGAAGGCTCTAAGAAAAACGGTCATGACGTGAAAATCGGCGGACAGCTTTATTCAGATGCCATGGGAGAAAAAGGATCTG